In one Hyphomicrobium sp. 99 genomic region, the following are encoded:
- a CDS encoding LuxR C-terminal-related transcriptional regulator, with protein sequence MSEVLNDANWYVRLGTAAKSAGTPAFYENMLRLFGSGISHEYGFAVRYGNPESTDVLCTTGHPDFIVDEYKTTYHHVDPFGSFWRSTRRKGLVTSQQVLNDTAESRLYTGVFQRRAKISDEIGVVFPSPGKACIALFLESSDRKFSDKLAAHIENLFPALEGLHFAHLARTFGKLCELTPGADDASTTPILLMDRKGQVIYRSASWREAEDQEPRLSNVRKDIRTIDRCDFDISETMSLKVARLPDDFSIAPEGQICVLNWRPVRVATEKLAALDNHAIAPLTKLESDVLELIKLTKSSGQIAVELGIAKGTVKNYKQRLYRKFAVNSERELLGLLAKSRV encoded by the coding sequence ATGTCTGAAGTACTCAATGACGCGAATTGGTACGTCAGGCTCGGCACCGCTGCAAAATCGGCCGGGACGCCTGCGTTCTACGAGAACATGCTCCGGCTTTTCGGATCGGGGATCTCGCATGAGTATGGATTTGCCGTTCGTTACGGAAATCCGGAATCGACGGATGTTCTATGCACGACCGGACATCCTGATTTCATCGTCGACGAGTATAAGACGACTTATCATCACGTCGATCCGTTTGGCAGCTTCTGGCGATCGACACGGCGCAAAGGGCTGGTGACTTCGCAGCAGGTACTAAACGACACAGCGGAGAGCCGGCTCTATACGGGCGTATTTCAAAGGCGGGCCAAGATATCCGATGAAATAGGCGTTGTTTTTCCCTCACCGGGAAAAGCGTGCATTGCTTTATTTCTGGAAAGCTCCGACCGGAAATTCTCGGATAAATTGGCAGCTCACATAGAGAACTTATTTCCGGCATTGGAGGGCCTTCATTTCGCGCATCTCGCGCGGACCTTCGGCAAATTATGTGAACTCACACCCGGCGCGGATGACGCAAGCACGACGCCCATCTTGCTCATGGACCGCAAAGGTCAGGTCATCTACCGCAGTGCCAGCTGGCGGGAAGCGGAAGATCAAGAGCCGCGCCTCTCCAACGTTCGCAAAGATATTCGCACGATCGACAGATGCGACTTCGATATTTCGGAAACGATGAGCCTCAAGGTTGCACGACTTCCGGACGACTTCTCCATCGCGCCGGAAGGTCAGATTTGTGTGTTAAATTGGCGTCCTGTTCGCGTTGCCACTGAGAAATTGGCAGCCCTCGACAACCACGCAATCGCGCCGCTTACAAAGCTTGAAAGTGACGTTCTGGAGCTGATCAAGTTGACGAAATCGTCTGGCCAGATCGCTGTGGAACTCGGGATCGCCAAGGGCACGGTCAAGAACTACAAGCAACGGCTATACCGCAAGTTTGCGGTCAACTCCGAGCGCGAACTCCTTGGACTACTCGCGAAGTCGCGCGTCTAG
- a CDS encoding acyltransferase, producing MGFWGNPTFVAQRINANEIAPPVEMPNALWFVGHYLYAMGLDLGSFGVGIFFVISGFVISISLAKTSVGEFAIRRFFRLWPTYLTCFAIMLLSIYATGWFFGRALPFDEFSILVHLLPGLNEIFGVLSLDGISWSLAVELKFYIFAALCAGLLRRADLKVFAVAVAVSAGPYLLWHLYPNRNDLGLFGVRTLWSFVFFGDFLLILMVGVAFQFHYARKIGNGTFCAIVAAMLSIFVAINLLNPIILSTSPVWSYVAAVAVFWACYLLRDYFRATVPTTFLANISYPLYVLHCYAGWCFMRMLVEFGLSSNTIAILYIVVCFAMSWVIHRVIERPSNLFGGELAKKFRLKPYYLAATGTAAA from the coding sequence ATGGGGTTTTGGGGGAATCCGACCTTTGTCGCACAACGCATCAATGCCAATGAAATTGCCCCGCCAGTCGAAATGCCGAACGCGCTTTGGTTCGTGGGCCATTACCTATATGCTATGGGCCTAGATCTAGGCTCGTTTGGCGTTGGCATTTTCTTTGTCATCAGCGGCTTTGTTATATCGATATCTCTCGCCAAGACGTCAGTTGGCGAGTTCGCCATCAGACGATTTTTCCGCCTGTGGCCGACGTATTTGACATGCTTTGCGATAATGCTGCTGTCGATCTATGCGACTGGTTGGTTTTTCGGCAGAGCGCTTCCATTCGACGAGTTCTCAATCCTCGTTCACCTGTTGCCCGGGCTAAACGAAATTTTCGGAGTGCTGAGCTTAGACGGCATATCGTGGTCGCTAGCGGTTGAGCTGAAGTTCTATATATTTGCCGCTTTGTGCGCGGGCCTGCTTCGGCGCGCTGATTTGAAGGTGTTCGCCGTCGCAGTTGCCGTTAGCGCTGGCCCATACCTCTTATGGCATCTGTACCCGAACCGAAATGATCTTGGCCTATTTGGCGTTCGCACGCTTTGGTCATTCGTCTTCTTTGGCGACTTTCTGCTTATCCTTATGGTGGGCGTCGCGTTCCAGTTTCATTATGCCCGGAAGATCGGCAATGGAACATTTTGCGCTATCGTGGCAGCGATGCTTTCCATCTTCGTAGCGATCAATCTATTGAACCCGATAATTCTATCGACGAGTCCGGTATGGTCATACGTTGCCGCGGTCGCCGTGTTTTGGGCATGCTATCTCTTGCGAGACTACTTCCGCGCAACCGTACCGACGACATTTCTAGCGAACATAAGTTATCCGCTCTACGTCCTTCACTGTTACGCGGGGTGGTGCTTCATGCGGATGCTGGTGGAGTTTGGACTCTCCTCGAATACGATCGCCATTTTGTACATCGTCGTTTGCTTTGCGATGTCATGGGTGATCCATCGAGTAATCGAGAGGCCATCAAACCTTTTTGGCGGCGAACTTGCGAAGAAGTTTCGTTTGAAGCCGTATTATCTGGCAGCCACTGGCACCGCAGCCGCTTAA
- a CDS encoding glycosyltransferase has translation MRRQILKHGTAHADGNQVLILGQPWDYPRLLAEPPDRFHNAYRIGLWVWELDQFPGDWKFALDIVHEIWTPSSFSANALRRGTDLPIRVVPHAVVCPEVSPLSRAEFGVREDQFLGLAIMDLAACPDRKNPLAHVRAWTLAFGGDTSCHLLMKVRFKKNTTFARRELLREIGKAKNITLVEQVFSDRDMTAFQRMADVYLSLHRAEGYGLNIHEMLELGVPTLATAWSGNMDYMECYPHSVPVPYRLVPYKDRTFAYQGTNLSWAEPDIEFSASALREVRTRWQEKRAGAMASRYPIDLPRNFMSAIGANSATSRNVDQGLPA, from the coding sequence GTGAGACGTCAAATCCTGAAGCACGGCACGGCTCACGCTGACGGCAATCAGGTTCTGATTCTTGGCCAGCCGTGGGACTATCCCCGACTGCTGGCAGAACCTCCGGACCGGTTCCACAATGCATACCGGATCGGCCTTTGGGTGTGGGAGCTCGATCAATTTCCCGGCGACTGGAAGTTCGCCCTAGATATCGTCCACGAGATTTGGACTCCTTCATCCTTCAGCGCAAACGCCCTGCGGCGTGGTACCGACTTACCGATCAGAGTCGTTCCTCATGCCGTCGTTTGTCCTGAGGTTTCTCCTCTGTCGCGCGCAGAATTTGGAGTGCGAGAGGATCAGTTCCTAGGGTTGGCGATCATGGATCTTGCCGCCTGCCCGGATCGCAAAAATCCTTTGGCCCACGTTCGCGCGTGGACGCTCGCGTTCGGAGGCGACACGTCTTGCCATCTCTTGATGAAGGTTCGATTCAAAAAAAATACGACCTTTGCACGGCGAGAACTCCTCAGGGAAATTGGGAAGGCGAAAAACATAACTCTCGTGGAGCAAGTCTTCAGCGACAGAGATATGACCGCATTTCAACGCATGGCCGACGTCTACCTTTCGTTGCACCGTGCGGAGGGCTACGGGTTGAATATCCATGAGATGCTCGAACTCGGCGTCCCGACTTTAGCCACGGCTTGGTCCGGAAACATGGACTATATGGAGTGCTACCCGCATTCCGTGCCGGTCCCCTATCGTCTGGTTCCTTACAAAGACAGAACCTTCGCCTATCAGGGAACGAACCTCTCTTGGGCGGAACCTGATATCGAGTTTTCCGCCAGCGCCCTGCGTGAAGTCAGGACGCGTTGGCAGGAAAAGCGTGCAGGTGCGATGGCCTCACGGTATCCAATCGATCTGCCGCGCAACTTCATGTCCGCTATAGGGGCCAACAGCGCCACTTCTCGAAATGTCGATCAGGGTCTCCCGGCATGA
- a CDS encoding FkbM family methyltransferase gives MTVAHDRYWRDAAAFVASRDIANKLAVGPAEFRTLVSSILPYDQLSAIGTPDLLVVHKGQMDLIGAARLEELLRDLGPTFANEVFVIFARDGHDNSIMKSDHFKAFRKLFSAMARPKAAPAIQETRMAVYLGQNVALTKTIYGHKIYVDTRDYSLTPHLLLDGYWEQWITNVFRALVRPGMKVIDIGANVGWYSLLAADLIGQSGRLVSFEANPELSAITHRNLMVNGFLERSTVVPCAVYSECKAIDFKIYNHYMGSSSIFATSDTAAEFNDSIRELAVNAITLDSYFPAGTKIDFIKIDAEGAEPFILKGATRLLSENPNIQIMMEFAPSILAGAYGSIEKFYDELKAYGFTIFRIEHDSTLAQVTFEELSATRHCDVVLKR, from the coding sequence ATGACTGTCGCTCACGACCGCTACTGGCGAGATGCGGCGGCATTTGTTGCCAGTCGCGATATCGCAAACAAACTTGCGGTGGGTCCTGCTGAATTCCGGACTTTGGTTTCCAGTATTCTTCCATACGATCAGCTGTCTGCTATCGGCACGCCTGATCTGCTCGTGGTGCATAAAGGTCAGATGGACCTTATTGGTGCCGCTAGGTTGGAGGAATTGCTAAGAGATCTGGGGCCCACCTTTGCTAACGAAGTATTCGTGATATTCGCGCGCGACGGACATGATAATTCGATTATGAAATCCGATCATTTCAAAGCATTTCGGAAACTTTTCTCCGCAATGGCTCGGCCGAAAGCCGCACCGGCAATTCAAGAGACGCGGATGGCCGTTTATTTGGGCCAAAACGTAGCGCTCACCAAAACGATATATGGACACAAGATCTACGTCGACACGCGCGATTACTCGTTAACGCCCCACCTTCTTCTCGATGGATATTGGGAGCAGTGGATCACGAACGTATTCCGAGCTTTGGTAAGGCCCGGAATGAAAGTGATCGACATCGGTGCAAATGTCGGTTGGTATTCGCTTCTGGCAGCGGATCTAATTGGCCAATCGGGGCGGCTAGTATCGTTCGAGGCCAATCCCGAACTTTCTGCGATAACGCACAGGAACCTGATGGTAAATGGGTTCCTGGAGAGAAGCACGGTCGTGCCTTGCGCTGTATATAGCGAGTGCAAGGCAATCGATTTCAAAATTTATAACCATTACATGGGCTCAAGCAGCATTTTTGCGACTTCCGACACTGCCGCGGAATTCAATGACTCAATTAGAGAGTTGGCCGTCAATGCGATAACGCTGGATTCTTATTTTCCAGCGGGCACCAAAATTGATTTCATCAAGATTGACGCTGAGGGCGCAGAGCCGTTTATTTTAAAGGGCGCGACGCGTCTTCTAAGTGAAAACCCGAACATCCAGATTATGATGGAATTCGCGCCGTCCATATTAGCGGGTGCTTATGGTTCGATCGAAAAGTTCTATGATGAATTGAAGGCGTACGGTTTCACCATTTTTAGAATCGAGCACGACTCCACTCTCGCGCAGGTCACTTTTGAGGAATTGAGCGCCACGCGTCACTGCGATGTCGTTCTGAAGCGCTGA
- a CDS encoding glycosyltransferase family 1 protein has product MLSSTAIRRMSASRRIIVDITDWNRFLFAGKPISGVHRITLGLLRAWQELGLPFEIIRHDPETNRHKIISHRFMEEDFSDPIYIGGNGIEYSYNKYAQRRARYFIELAKARFQKFGKKKEIMHEDFVEGNYYPQAEDVLYFCGAGWDAPETMHAARKWKAQHPGFRFVVLVHDFIPLIRKVYRNRLGTRQFRRWLRDAARSVDEFICISDNTKADLMRYWRRYGGQSAPRCRVVTNPHEFLSVSDTRNQPMSNEEFSAETFLANRSRRYLLTVGTLSSHKNLERLLSAWKALNFFRDPEADLVIVGDNDPRQVMSLSPIRRNVILFRKPPDDILKLLYGNAFCSIFPSLYEGWGLPVGESLWFGKVCLCSKTSSMPEVGRDMCPYFDPYSTEEILHALTKALFQKEFIPSYEKRIDRARMKSWSTYGSEIHTALLKIT; this is encoded by the coding sequence ATGCTGAGTTCGACAGCTATCCGGCGCATGAGCGCGTCGCGACGAATTATTGTCGACATCACCGACTGGAATAGGTTCTTGTTTGCGGGCAAGCCTATTTCCGGAGTTCATCGTATAACCCTTGGGCTATTACGCGCATGGCAAGAACTTGGATTGCCGTTTGAGATAATCCGGCACGACCCCGAAACCAACCGCCATAAGATTATATCTCACCGGTTTATGGAGGAGGATTTTTCAGATCCAATCTACATTGGTGGAAATGGAATAGAGTATTCCTATAACAAGTATGCACAGCGCCGGGCTCGCTATTTTATCGAATTAGCAAAGGCGAGATTTCAAAAATTTGGAAAAAAGAAGGAGATAATGCACGAAGATTTCGTCGAAGGTAATTACTACCCGCAAGCGGAAGACGTGCTTTACTTCTGCGGAGCCGGTTGGGATGCTCCGGAAACCATGCATGCCGCGCGCAAATGGAAAGCTCAGCATCCTGGATTCCGGTTCGTCGTGCTGGTCCACGATTTCATCCCGCTTATAAGGAAAGTCTACAGAAATCGGCTTGGCACCAGGCAATTTCGGCGGTGGCTGCGGGATGCGGCACGCTCTGTGGATGAGTTCATTTGCATCTCCGACAACACTAAAGCGGACCTCATGCGGTATTGGCGACGGTATGGAGGGCAAAGCGCCCCACGGTGCCGAGTTGTAACCAATCCTCATGAATTCCTTTCCGTGTCCGATACGCGTAATCAACCGATGTCGAACGAGGAATTTTCTGCGGAGACGTTCCTTGCGAATAGAAGTAGGCGCTATCTGCTTACTGTCGGCACGCTCTCCTCACATAAAAACCTCGAGCGCCTTTTGTCTGCCTGGAAAGCGCTGAACTTTTTTCGTGATCCTGAAGCTGACCTCGTGATCGTTGGAGATAACGATCCCCGACAGGTGATGTCGCTATCTCCAATCCGGCGCAACGTTATCCTTTTTCGAAAGCCGCCCGACGACATTCTCAAATTGCTCTATGGGAACGCGTTCTGCAGCATCTTCCCCAGTTTGTACGAGGGATGGGGACTTCCTGTCGGCGAAAGTTTGTGGTTCGGAAAAGTGTGCCTGTGCTCAAAGACCTCCTCTATGCCAGAGGTGGGCCGAGACATGTGCCCTTACTTCGATCCTTACTCTACAGAAGAGATTTTGCACGCCCTAACGAAGGCACTTTTTCAGAAGGAATTCATTCCTTCCTACGAGAAGCGCATCGATAGGGCGAGGATGAAATCATGGTCTACTTATGGTTCCGAAATCCATACTGCACTGTTGAAGATAACGTAG